One window from the genome of Cucumis melo cultivar AY chromosome 12, USDA_Cmelo_AY_1.0, whole genome shotgun sequence encodes:
- the LOC103483797 gene encoding uncharacterized protein LOC103483797, producing the protein MLQFPAFMTQYPWSTRTIPTSFLLPSQWPQPQNEELLLAMEESDFEEKCNEIRKTNSNLVVIGKMTADNDKEDIEAEDDDADNAEESEAEEFEQETG; encoded by the exons ATGCTGCAGTTCCCGGCTTTCATGACACAGTACCCTTGGTCTACGAGGACAATTCCGACGTCGTTTTTACTGCCGTCTCAGTGGCCTCAACCCCAAAACGAAGAGCTACTGCTCGCCATGGAAGAATCTGATTTTGAAGAAAAG TGCAATGAAATTAGGAAAACAAACAGCAACCTGGTGGTCATCGGAAAAATGACTGCTGACAATGACAAGGAAGACATAGAGGCAGAAGATGATGATGCTGACAATGCTGAGGAATCTGAGGCTGAAGAATTTGAGCAGGAAACTGGCTAA
- the LOC103483791 gene encoding 60S ribosomal protein L27a-3-like produces MTTRFKKNRKKRGHVSAGHGRIGKHRKHPGGRGNAGGMHHHRILFDKYHPGYFGKVGMRYFHKLRNKFYCPIVNVDKLWSLVPQEVKDKASKDNVPLIDVTQFGYFKVLGKGVLPENQPVVVKAKLISKIAEKKIKENGGAVVLTA; encoded by the coding sequence ATGACGACCCGCTTCAAGAAGAACAGAAAGAAGCGCGGTCACGTGAGCGCCGGGCATGGTCGTATCGGCAAGCACCGTAAGCATCCTGGTGGTCGTGGTAACGCCGGAGGTATGCACCACCACAGAATCCTCTTCGACAAATACCATCCTGGTTACTTCGGTAAAGTTGGTATGAGGTACTTCCACAAGCTCCGTAACAAATTCTATTGCCCCATTGTAAACGTCGACAAGCTCTGGTCCCTCGTACCTCAGGAGGTCAAGGATAAGGCTTCTAAGGATAATGTCCCTTTGATTGATGTTACTCAGTTTGGGTATTTCAAAGTTTTGGGTAAAGGGGTTTTGCCTGAGAACCAGCCCGTCGTTGTGAAAGCCAAGCTCATCTCGAAAATCGCAGAGAAGAAGATCAAAGAAAATGGTGGTGCGGTTGTCCTTACGGCTTAG